The Alphaproteobacteria bacterium genomic sequence GACGTGGTCGCCAGCGACATGGCGGCGCCGTCAACGGGCCATCCGCAAACCGATCACTTGCGCATCATGGCGCTGTGCGAGGCGGCGCTGGACCTCGCGCGGTATTTCCTGGCGCCCGGCGGCGCATTTGTCGCCAAGGTGCTCCAGGGCGGCGCCGAGAACGCGTTGCTCGACCAAATGAAGCGCGACTTTAGGGTGGTAAAGCACTTCAAACCCAAGGCCAGCCGGAGCGGGTCTGCGGAAATGTACGTCGTCGCGACCGGTTATCGCGGTGCCGAACCGTCCGACGAGG encodes the following:
- a CDS encoding RlmE family RNA methyltransferase, whose amino-acid sequence is MAAAKAAGYRSRAAFKLEEIDDRFKILGRRKRVLDLGAAPGAWTQVCLMRCPDGLVVALDINEMDPIPGAHILKLDVFAEDAVGKLQVLIGEKVDVVASDMAAPSTGHPQTDHLRIMALCEAALDLARYFLAPGGAFVAKVLQGGAENALLDQMKRDFRVVKHFKPKASRSGSAEMYVVATGYRGAEPSDEVRE